A part of Cannabis sativa cultivar Pink pepper isolate KNU-18-1 chromosome 6, ASM2916894v1, whole genome shotgun sequence genomic DNA contains:
- the LOC133039324 gene encoding uncharacterized protein LOC133039324 encodes MAPELKLPISLHFTGRLTYRGTDRFRYIKAKFTEMDLVDTVKASPFGHFWEAGELTFSGALVHNLLLRKMKVDTEKEDEVWFHVGRNDMRFGRIEFGLITGLPMGSAPTDEEIHAKSNDHLVRTYFEGKSSVQLDSLMLQLERCEDKDDAYKLGLIAFIEGVLVSKEGNVQVWPEMLKFVNDLEFFFKYPWGERAFRKLMETLGKNMQHYKDNVDKKKGKKIAPEAKYTVSGYVPAFQYWAYEAIEKLGKKYAHCNGTKFPRMLSWKTPEGQRKQDVKATDIALLFNSQLVVKKCLFPRPSEEAYFKSINEGKVPLCFEMDVEQTVDVDGTQESVFETQAKTINEAVTKANLVPPPPEPEVHEPSTSSGPSVPTSTTVDTDLAKRLDSIEARLEKLESQQEAVMLAQTGLVNSHLSMRRSFTESQKDLKETLLAKMEKLMATVKGAPTPGEPTPAPQNEEQMESDNEDVFPEDWEADDNEAPSTPLEAIITAIGDTQSQDEVLLLPGPPKNVPFVRKRKPPKYLNDYTAEKKKRRVLPENVDPERPADRRLLRTFKRWLIRDIPNARPRNVHTGVGDVKFFTTLFLKGEWLHDDHIDAISNLMRRRRLHFPELYPQPGVILDTTLPQFLIGIWGCETGDRSTFEWPDAVNQYYLGMESRYMPCWKDQNFIYFVLYFAHQKHWVAVEVDIDMWQIRVYDNDLACTTDAQFDANMLPWTQLFPHLLRSTGYYDKVNNNILNVDLGDSSQLASMHAKRMPSEVVPQSKTSGDCGVYALEYIEHLMLNRSLDNITDDNMRMFRDRCYKIILLAMSTRRNKGKYPILTPEEIKQEPDCGEITPQMQKVLDDMKRFEDERLMNEWRLLQLEKKFNKTGVWLAPPPGFPEGCRRCKLGYFNGKHVKP; translated from the exons ATGGCTCCTGAACTTAAACTTCCAATTTCCTTGCATTTCACAGGACGTCTTACCTATCGGGGTACAGATAGGTTCAGATATATCAAGGCCAAGTTTACTGAGATGGATTTGGTTGACACAGTAAAGGCTAGTCCTTTCGGACACTTTTGGGAAGCTGGAGAGTTGACTTTCTCCGGCGCGTTGGTCCACAACCTCCTCTTACGAAAaatgaaagtggacacagaaaagGAGGATGAGGTTTGGTTTCATGTAGGGAGAAATGACATGAGATTCGGACGGATAGAGTTTGGACTCATTACTGGCTTACCTATGGGTAGTGCCCCTACAGACGAGGAAATACACGCCAAGTCCAACGACCATCTAGTTCGGACTTATTTTGAAGGGAAGAGTTCTGTTCAGTTGGACTCCCTTATGCTCCAACTTGAGAGGTGCGAAGATAAAGATGATGCCTACAAGCTTGGACTGATCGCTTTCATTGAAGGTGTATTAGTATCAAAGGAGGGCAATGTCCAAGTTTGGCCTGAGATGTTGAAGTTTGTTAACGATCTCGAATTCTTCTTTAAGTATCCGTGGGGCGAGCGCGCTTTTCGTAAGCTGATGGAGACATTAGGAAAGAATATGCAACATTACAAGGATAATGTTGACAAGAAGAAGGGGAAGAAGATTGCTCCGGAGGCAAAGTACACTGTTAGTGGCTATGTACCTGCCTTTCAGTACTGGGCATACGAAGCAATTGAGAAGTTGGGGAAGAAGTATGCCCACTGCAACGGGACCAAGTTCCCCAGAATGTTGAGCTGGAAAACACCGGAGGGCCAGCGGAAACAAGATGTCAAGGCAACCGACATTGCACTGTTGTTCAACAGTCAG TTGGTGGTGAAGAAGTGCTTGTTTCCCCGGCCCAGTGAAGAGGCATACTTCAAGAGTATTAATGAGGGTAAAGTCCCTCTTTGCTTTGAGATGGATGTGGAACAAACGGTGGACGTTGATGGTACACAGGAGTCTGTGTTTGAAACTCAAGCGAAGACCATCAACGAGGCCGTGACAAAGGCAAATTTAGTTCCACCACCACCGGAACCTGAAGTACACGAGCCATCTACTTCATCAGGTCCTTCTGTTCCAACCAGTACAACCGTGGACACTGACCTTGCAAAGAGGTTGGATAGCATTGAGGCCCGGCTGGAGAAGCTTGAGTCCCAGCAGGAAGCCGTCATGTTGGCACAGACGGGGTTAGTAAATAGCCATCTCAGTATGAGGCGGTCCTTCACGGAGAGTCAGAAAGATCTGAAGGAGACTCTACTGGCTAAGATGGAAAAGTTGATGGCAACGGTAAAAGGAGCGCCCACACCTGGAGAGCCCACACCTGCACCTCAAAATGAGGAACAAATGGAGAGTGATAACGAAGATGTCTTCCCAGAAGATTGGGAAGCAGATGATAACGAGGCACCGTCAACTCCATTGGAAGCAATTATCACGGCCATTGGTGATACACAATCACAGGACGAAGTCCTACTTCTACCTGGACCCCCAAAAAATGTGCCATTTGTGAGGAAGAGGAAGCCGCCAAAGTACTTGAATGACTACACTGCGGAAAAGAAAAAGAGGCGAGTTCTTCCAGAGAACGTAGACCCGGAAAGACCAGCAGACCGTAGATTGCTTCGTACATTCAAGAGGTGGTTGATTAGAGACATTCCCAATGCCCGACCTAGGAATGTGCACACCGGTGTTGGCGATGTCAAGTTCTTCACAACATTGTTTCTAAAAGGGGAGTGGCTTCACGATGAT CACATAGATGCCATATCAAACTTGATGAGGAGGAGACGCCTTCATTTTCCAGAGTTGTACCCTCAGCCAGGTGTGATTTTGGACACAACACTTCCACAATTCCTCATAGGCATTTGGGGCTGCGAGACTGGTGACAGAAGTACGTTTGAATGGCCAGATGCAGTGAACCAGTACTATCTGGGTATGGAGAGCCGTTACATGCCATGTTGGAAGGATCAGAACTTCATATACTTCGTCCTGTACTTCGCTCATCAAAAACATTGGGTTGCTGTTGAGGTAGATATTGATATGTGGCAGATTCGGGTGTACGATAATGATTTAGCATGCACCACCGACGCACAGTTTGATGCCAACATGCTACCTTGGACTCAGCTGTTTCCACATCTGCTGAGGTCAACTGGCTATTACGATAAAGTGAACAACAACATTCTGAATGTGGACTTAGGGGACAGTAGCCAACTGGCATCAATGCATGCTAAACGCATGCCAAGTGAGGTGGTTCCCCAAAGTAAAACAAG TGGTGATTGCGGGGTGTATGCCCTTGAGTACATCGAACACCTAATGTTGAATCGGTCCTTGGACAACATTACAGATGATAACATGAGAATGTTCAGAGATCGGTG TTACAAGATAATTCTCTTAGCAATGTCTACTAGAAGGAACAAGGGCAAATACCCGATTCTTACTCCTGAAGAGATCAAGCAGGAGCCTGATTGTGGGGAAATTACGCCTCAAATGCAAAAAGTGCTTGACGACATGAAACGTTTTGAAGATGAACGACTTATGAACGAGTGGAGGTTActacaacttgaaaaaaaatttaacaaaacaggTGTATGGCTGGCTCCACCACCAGGGTTCCCTGAAGGCTGCCGTCGCTGCAAGTTAGGTTATTTTAATGGTAAACATGTGAAGCCTTGA
- the LOC115695355 gene encoding uncharacterized protein LOC115695355, with protein MLVAVAYDANNQLFPIAFPIVDSENHDSWKYFLQKLKEAIGEVENLVFVSNRHQSIEHAVEVIFPEACHCACYKHISMNVTHKFKTDVCNTQIWLAAYAWSKRECDRHLQVLRQMDPPIAAYVDNIGLEKWARPYCLGDRYNIMTNNAAESLNNVTEEFRAYPITTLVEFIRFTLQNLFANRLEKASKCVTPLETHFEEDLIKQHEDGRRRSVLRNGAQLFNVGRGADGSDFEKGGDVNLVERTCTCSMFQLLKIPCPHACAAALTQNVSVYALSSPYYTKETWKNTYDATINLVGEEDEWVLPEHMQNMRIGVPVEKKPVGRPRKSNAGRLRTNRFPSNSQKVKEPRKCSNCGALGHNKATCKARV; from the coding sequence ATGCTAGTTGCTGTAGCGTACGATGCAAATAACCAACTGTTTCCGATTGCCTTTCCAATTGTTGACAGCGAGAATCATGACTCTTGGAAGTATTTCTTGCAGAAGTTAAAGGAAGCGATTGGGGAGGTTGAAAACTTAGTGTTTGTATCgaataggcatcaaagcattgaacatGCTGTCGAGGTTATTTTCCCCGAAGCATGCCACTGTGCATGCTACAAACATATTTCTATGAATGTCAcccacaagttcaagactgatGTATGTAACACGCAAATATGGCTGGCCgcttacgcatggtcgaagaGGGAATGTGATAGACATTTGCAGGTGCTTCGACAGATGGATCCTCCCATCGCTGCTTATGTTGACAATATAGGATTAGAAAAATGGGCTCGTCCTTATTGTCTAGGAGACAGGTACAACATCATGACAAACAACGCTGCAGAAAGCCTTAACAACGTGACTGAAGAATTCCGGGCATATCCAATAACTACTCTAGTTGAGTTCATAAGGTTCACATTACAAAATTTGTTTGCTAACCGTCTCGAAAAGGCAAGTAAGTGTGTTACCCCTTTGGAAACTCATTTTGAGGAGGATTTGATAAAGCAACACGAGGATGGTAGACGTAGAAGTGTCCTACGTAACGGTGCACAATTGTTTAATGTTGGAAGAGGTGCTGACGGTTCTGACTTTGAAAAAGGCGGAGATGTGAACTTAGTTGAGAGAACATGCACTTGCAGCATGTTCCAATTGTTGAAAATTCCTTGTCCCCATGCATGTGCCGCAGCGCTTACTCAGAATGTCAGTGTCTACGCTCTGTCATCCCCCTATTACACAAAGGAGACGTGGAAGAATACTTACGATGCAACAATTAATCTTGTGGGCGAGGAGGATGAATGGGTGCTTCCAGAACACATGCAGAACATGAGAATCGGTGTACCAGTGGAGAAGAAACctgtaggtcgtccaagaaaGAGCAATGCAGGAAGACTACGGACTAACCGATTTCCATCGAACAGTCAAAAAGTCAAGGAACCACGCAAATGTTCAAACTGTGGCGCATTGGGACACAACAAAGCTACTTGCAAGGCCAGGGTTTGA